In Primulina eburnea isolate SZY01 chromosome 14, ASM2296580v1, whole genome shotgun sequence, the following proteins share a genomic window:
- the LOC140812964 gene encoding putative MO25-like protein At5g47540, translating to MPAESHSLSAGKEISVAANKERKKDGKPMKRSGSSLNFKKLVPKILRTASMKNLFKSKKPRTPVDVVRNTRSLLLYLDSATDTAGKPKRDEKLEQLDALIREMKSILYGVDDSEPVAEACAQLTQEFFSEDTLRLLIQTLPKLNFETRKDATQVVANLQRQPVQSRLIASDYLEANLDLMDQLIIGYEDPVNALHFGGMLKESIRHQVIARYVLKSEHLKKFFDYVQLPNFDVASDAATTFKELLTRHKSTVSEFLAINTRWFSAEFNSKLLESTNYMTRRYAIKLLGDILLDRSNSNVMIRYVSSKDNMRVLMNLLRESQKNIQIDAFHVFKLFVANQCKPADIINVLCANRSKLLRFFDGFTIEKEDEMFESDKAQVIKEIEELQPTTPITCSGELFKPITV from the exons ATGCCGGCGGAATCTCATTCCCTATCAGCGGggaaagagatttcagtcgcTGCGAACAAGGAGAGGAAGAAAGATGGCAAGCCTATGAAGAGGTCGGGTTCTTCTTTGAATTTTAAGAAGCTTGTTCCAAAGATTTTGCGCACGGCTTCCATGAAGAATCTGTTCAAATCCAAGAAACCTCGGACTCCTGTCGATGTCGTACGTAACACCAGGTCTTTGCTCTTGTACCTTGATTCTGCCACAGATACCGCCGGCAAGCCTAAACGAGATGAAAAG TTGGAGCAATTAGATGCTCTTATCAGGGAGATGAAGTCGATTCTATATGGTGTTGATGATTCCGAACCCGTCGCAGAAGCTTGTGCCCAATTGACTCAAGAGTTCTTCAGCGAAGATACCCTTCGGCTCCTCATTCAGACTCTCCCAAAATTGAACTTTGAA ACGCGCAAAGACGCAACTCAAGTCGTCGCAAATTTGCAGAGACAGCCGGTTCAGTCGCGGTTGATTGCTTCTGACTACTTGGAAGCCAATCTTGATCTTATGGATCAGCTGATAATTGG TTATGAGGATCCCGTAAACGCCCTGCATTTTGGAGGAATGTTGAAGGAGTCGATACGACATCAAGTCATCGCCAG ATATGTTTTGAAGTCTGAGCATTTGAAGAAGTTTTTCGACTACGTGCAACTTCCGAATTTCGATGTTGCTTCAGATGCCGCAACAACCTTTAAG GAGCTTCTTACAAGGCACAAGTCAACAGTTTCAGAATTTCTAGCCATAAACACCCGCTGG TTTTCAGCTGAATTCAATTCTAAGTTGCTGGAATCCACAAATTACATGACAAGAAGATATGCAATCAAG CTCCTGGGAGATATTTTGCTGGATCGTTCGAACTCTAACGTGATGATACGTTATGTCAGCTCGAAAGATAACATGAGAGTACTAATGAATCTTTTGAGG GAATCACAGAAGAACATACAGATTGATGCCTTCCATGTTTTCAAG CTTTTCGTGGCTAACCAGTGCAAACCCGCTGATATTATCAACGTTCTTTGCGCAAACAGAAGTAAGCTTCTACGCTTCTTCGATGGCTTTACCATTGAAAAAG AGGATGAGATGTTTGAATCAGACAAAGCTCAAGTTATTAAAGAAATCGAAGAACTTCAGCCAACAACACCGATTACGTGTTCTGGGGAATTGTTCAAACCCATTACAGTATGA